The Pieris rapae chromosome 9, ilPieRapa1.1, whole genome shotgun sequence region TGATGTTTAAGGgtcgttcaagtattataTAAGCACTATAGgctttctttgattttcttatttggtgattacgtcaacagtaattaccTATATACTTGTCtatgtttgaaaatgaaattcattttcgaggattcctacaaataatacgtttatgtactgttatttttgagagctttgcttacttttgctgacgaGGgtttgggggggggggggattgcagtaaatctgcgtacgtaatacttgaacggctcCTAACTTCAGAGACGAGGCAGGCGCGTACCATGACTCCATCTGAGTCATACTTTGCACTAAATCTCGACTCTTGCATCTTTAGAAGTTGAGTCGCTGTTACGCGAGGATATATGAAGCTATGAGCTCACAGCACTGATTCAATTGAACTATATTACGAGGtattaaagtgtattttaacTGTGAGTTCATAGCGGGTAAGTATGGCATGTTGTGACCGCTTGACTGCAAATCATTTTTCATAGACATTGAGCTTTCGTTTAAGCTTGATATAAAGTTGCATTATCGCTCGTCGCTCGCCCCCTTGTGttagttttatgtttttctgtttttagGCCCATGGATGGTACCACCCCGAAGCATGCGGTAGGCGCTAGCCCACAAAACGTGCTTGGGTAATTAACCATGTTATTTATTGTCCCCCACAAAGTACTCGACGATTTTGGAGCATTATTCTCGCCCGTTAACTTGTAATGTGACGTCGCAAGTTTTTGTACGTTAAAACCGTACATGTAGCGACGTCGAcgttctataatatttattggatgtaataacaaaaacatagaATATTTCGTCTATTTGCTCTAagcattatataaatattgggaTGGAAAATATTGCTATAAAACCGTTAATTCTCATGAAAGTATTTGTGGGGgcgttttattttcaaaattttaaattccaatGTTTCTTTAGATGTTGTGTTTTTGGTTTATAATTGGCTTATGATCATTTCTTAGGTAATTGGTAAGTCAAACAATGTTGCCAACTTTTTATtgagttttaaatttggatATAATCTGTTATTGTCTTTAGCTAGAATAGAGTATGCACTGTATTCTTAGGTATTGTACTAGGCTTTGTAATCGagctacaaatttaaatagtttaataaaaaagttaatgtaattttaatccGCAGTCAGATTGTCCCAGCTGTGTTTTTCCATAATAAAggttaaaaactaaactatatactaaaaatgttatatttaatgttttattaaaacctgtAGGTACATCCTAAGGTAATAAAGAAGGGAGGGAAtcactttaaataatgaaagttatttttatgtacttttaTGGACTTGTCACTAACAAGTAGCACGACCCGTCACAAAACATGTTCTAGTGGATTTGGACTGTTCAAAAGCCTTAAAACGAGAACGTTATAAGGCATTAATATCAAgcgccattttgaaattaagCATTAGGTAGCCCGTTTACAACCGCCTATATGTTAGAACTTAAAGAACAAATGTGTCGCTTAATTATTGGTCCATACTCATGTactcttaataattataatagactttatttgtcaaattccttttttgttaatagcgccatctagttTCCGGACTGTGTAACTTGACACATTGTCGTCGTACGTAAATGTTggctaatattatatagttacaGAGAACGAGACAGGGtggaccaatcacaatcaagcGACGCCATTGTTTTTGCTTGATGATTTTCGGCCATATATTTGGCGTAAAGAATGTGCATAATATTGCTTAAGCATTCATTCCATATAGCAATTCATATTAACGAAaactaattttgtttgaatttgatttttatgaggtttttcgttattaaaattaattattgtaaaatatctgttagaatattaaattataattaatactctGTAAATGCCGTGTTTCTAATAACAAAGAGATACTGTAATATACAAAACCTAGTGGTAATATTCCGGTAGGCTCACCTCTTCTTACgataacttttttactttcaagggatatctaaattataaagtcaTTTTAAACTATTGGAGCTCACAGCCAATTTCAGCCCACAATTGAGAATTGTGGTATTTGTATTTgacataaacttaaatatatttacagacAAGGTACGGAAGAACAAGTGAAACCCCGTGTTCTGAGATTCACTTGGAGTATGAAGACGACGTCATCGAGAGATCCACATGAGATTATGTCGGAAATACGAAAGGTAATGTACCAATCGAAGTGGAATCCTTTGGAAAATGCTAGCTGCTTTTCATCTCTATTTGAATCTTCTTAGGCACTAGGAGCTGGTTAAAGTTATTGTAAATCTATTCCCGTTAATAACGAtcttatacaaattgttaaaTGGTATCATCATGTGCATAGGGTTAGGAACTATACTGTTTCAAACAGTATTATACTGTTTTCACTTAATTATTCTCTTTGctgttgaataaaaaaatatacaaaatactgtTTTCAGTATCAAAATGCAAACACATTTGATCATCTTGAGAAAATTGTAGATAATCTAAATTggtttatacttaatattggTATGGGTGATTTATATTaggaattaaatttcaaagtaATTTCTGACATAAGATAAAGATTTTCTTGAAATGAAAACTGGCCAAAATTGGAGCCttttataagtaaacatttcaggaaaatttaaaaacataattaaaattgtcacATAGATATCATTTCCCATATTTTAAAGTACGTTGCTTCTGTgacgtatttaatatatttataatttttcaggtTCTAGACGCGAATAATTGCGATTACGAACAAAGGGAGCGTTTTCTGCTTTTGTGCGTACACGGAGACCCGAACGCCGATTCTTTGGTTCAGTGGGAGATTGAAGTTTGCAAACTGCCTCGATTGTCCCTGAATGGGGTCCGGTTTAAGAGGATATCCGGTTAGTGAATCTTTCATTCGTGACATACAGGTTAGAAGATTTAGATTATGtggtaattatttatgtttatcatTTCTTCTTTCAGGCACTAGCATCGGCTTCAAGAACATTGCCTCAAAGATCGCGAACGAGCTCAAACTGTGACTGCCCGGTCACGGCCGGCGGAGACGGAGGCGTTTCGCCCCGGAGCCCCCGCCCCGCGCCGACAGCTTGCGCCTCTCCGCCGAGGACATGGTGCTCGTCGCCAATGCGGGGCTTCGCACCAGCTCGGGTACTCTCGCCCACTACCTTACCACCTGCCCTTCTAAGAGCGACTACTTCAAGCCGATACGCGAGTGTGATATACGACACGCGGCCAGCACCCACGCGCTGAGACGCGTCCGTACTCCCTCGCCGCCGGAGCCGGAGTGCGACTGCCTCCCGACCGAGCCGATTCCGCCGCCGGAGCTGttcgatttttgaattttcaaatttgtttttttttaatcctttGTATGAGATTTGGTTTTGTGGTCTGTGTGATGTGTTAGTTTGTTGtttatgattataaatatGGTCGCCTGTACCTATGTCTTTTTTAAGattatgataattttgaaACGAGCCTGATTGCAATGTACACTGGATTACTTTTTGTACGAAGATTGATACGACACAACGCACGCACTATGAAaccaaagttattttaatctCATACTTGGGCTGGTTATGTGCATTAGTAggtaatgcaaatattttgcgCAGTAcgttctttaaaaattgttttctttccTCGTGTTTCGATGGCGTTCGACTTTTAAGCTCACAACACAGGAAACAACATGAGTTgaacaaaaatcaaattcgaaattgtgttataaaaatttcgAACGCCCAAAAATCTTTCAATTATTGTTAcagttatgttattatttcgaattttagcaataatattgttatacacTTGAGTGAAGCGATGCAAACTGTCAATGTCACATAGAGAAGCATAGCTATAGTACtctatgtttaattaatctatGGTAAATATAATCATCGACAAAGTGTAATCTAGGTGATAATTCCTTTTTTACTTTCAAATGTACATATTCAACGCGTGATATTTCATCTTTACATAATTGCGTTTTTAAAGGTTTTCATGAATTCAATCCTAATATTAATGATGGCGTGATTTGCGATGTGCCAAGATGGACTTTCAAAGGCCGGTGTCTTTTTAACTcgattttatgattttatctaGTTAATTTATACGCTCTCATATACAACGCCGTTGTAGAATACCATGATCGTGAAAACgtgattattttatgtagatAAGTGACGAGCTGTGATGTCTCGGACGCCATTTTAGTTCAGATGTTGCGTGatgtttaaactaaatttgcGTTTTGATATTCGCCGTTCGAACCGTTGTTTGTGCTAtcgcttaattattaatttacttatattaataatgtaataatgtaCAAAGTGGGTTCGCGCTCAAGATACAATTTATAGCTTAGTGTTAATTTTTTCCAATGTATTgagaatatacaaaaatgaaatGCAAATGGCTGTCGGATGAAATTAGGTTAATGTTATAATACACTTTTGCTACTGAATTTATGTATCGCTTGAGATGTACTCCTTTTTGACGTCactttagaatattttaatactattttatttatgaagtaCATTTATCGACCCTTATTTACGTTCTTTTTGATTTTACTATACTGAACTTTTACTTTTTCTGATGTGACGCCAAAACAAAGAACGAATTCATTCGTAAATGACAGTCATCATGTTTTCTGCGTCTATGCTTCAAATATTGCTCAGTCTATGGCCAATGTCATTTacgttcgaattttaaataggtAAATCGCAATTGGTTGGCGCCTCGTTCCTTTTTTGGAGGGAAATTGACAGCTGTAAATATCTATTGAATTTGACAAAAGATATAGCTGTCAATTTCATAAAAGGAATATCCAGTGTCGGCTAAGTTTAATTCTACAATAGTTAATCTGTGTGAATATGGTTATGCGCGATCGCGGTTGTCTCTTTCTAATGTAAGGCTGAATTAGAAAAAGTCACCTTTCTCACtctaaaatttttaaactgtGACCCGTAAAGACAACGTATATagcaataattgtattgtgtTAATCGCAATTGGGTTTTAGCCTTTTTTATCGTGTGATGCTTTcggttttattgttttatgttaattttcgTCGATATATTGTGTGTGATAAATGCATACTTACtagacataaattaatataggaTGTATGTATGGCGATCGCGTTTTCTAAATAATCTTGAATAAGCGTAGTGTTATACTTTTACATGAAAATCACAAATCTGACCTGTTCGCTTCGTGTATCGCCATTTCgagttttataaatcttttactATCTCGAATATTCCATAAATTGATGAAAGATTATTGTTTAGTGCCATTGCTGAaacatgtttaaaatacaGGGTaaacttttttagttttaaaaattgttaatacttttttttattgatttcgcTCAGAGTTGAAATGTGGTGGCGATATACGAATCGGATccacaatataataatgattacatactgtagtatatttatatagctttggtttatatattgtttagtgTAGAGTCGGCCGCGCCTCAGTCGACTGTGGCGTTTGTGAAAAGTTCAactggaaataaattttatttttaattccataatattgtttttgttaaccCTGtccgttattatttaaatgatttttcctttcatgtattataaaagtttcttGAGTTTtccaaaaatagttttacgtATCCCTGAATCACGACGTGATTTTCTATGtgttataagtaatattagacTAGAAGCGTCTGACGCGTGTATCGTCAGCCATCAATAAGATACGGGATTAGCGTCAGATTGCTTTTTGGTCTTATTATTCACTCAAGAGCAAGTATTAATGTCAaagacaaataaatgttttggtgcacataaacaaataaaatacacttaaatattgtaacaatttattttcaacaattataataattgagcAATACAGTCTATAACGTAATACTTTTACACTAACGGCTAATTTGTTTTCgtaaagaaacaataaattaataagaagaataaaaataaacatttgtaaaatatggAATATGACTTGAACTTTTAATTGCAAGATATTTACGGCGTAAAGCAAAAAGCAATACAAATATGtcctatatataaattactaaagacttaaaactattattactaaaggATTAAAgctctaaaaatattaacagaaaAAGTTCAACAATGATTACGAAGCTTCAAGTCTGAACATACAATCAGttcataagtaatattttgtacaattgGTGGTAATTATAAACTCAGGGCTACGTACTTAAGTCTGTTTCTTTATTGGATTTCCATCCAAATCGACTTCTGTACTCGGTATTAAGGGTGGTTTAAATCCGCCATATTCTATTCGTAAATTTTTAGGGACTCTATCTGTTCTTCGTTTATCATAGTCCTGGTTTTTCTCccaagtaaaattatatgctTTGGTAGGCGGTGGACCGTAATATTTCTGTTCACTTTCAATATAGTTTGTAGggaaatagtttttatctgtGGTATTTAAATAAGAGTACGTAGAAGCGTACTGGTTTCCCCACAGCGTCGAATGAATGgggatattttgtttgtataagcTTTTCAAATACTCATCGCTAGCTTTTTGAACTTGATAATTATGTTGGGACTCAGCTTGGGTCTGCATATAATTTTGAAGCTGTTGGTTTTGCTGAAGAGTGGAAACTTTTGGAATATACTGTACTGGATTTTGGTATCCCTTCCCATATCCATAGTAAATTGGATCGATCTGTTCAAATTGGTACGGCGTGTCTGGCTTTTGCTGGTATGGTACCTTAACTTCAACCGGGTATGGTACTCTTCTTTCAACAATTCTGTCCACCGGATACGGTACCCTCTTTTCCACAGGATAAggtttatcaatatatttcgTAACTATGACAGGTTTTTCAACTATTTTCTCAACGACAGTATTTACTGGGTATGGTACTTGTACTGGAACCTTTTTCTCGACTATTCTGTCAATGTGAACTGGATAAGGCACTTTTTTCTCAACGATCCTGTCAACTGGATACGGTTTTGGCACGTGTACTTCATAAGGGACCGGATGTGGTACAGGTACTTTAATGTGCTTTTCGACAATCTTTGTTACTGGTTTTTCAACTGTCACTGGTATCCGTCTCTCTACTGGGTAAGGCACAGGTACTTTGACTTCGTGGTGGACTGGATACGGTACTCTCTTTTCCACTGGATAAGGTACCGGAACCTCTTTATGAACTACTCTTTCTACAGGTTTTTCAACAGGTACTGGGTAGAGCACCTTTTGCTCTACCGGAAAAGGTACCGCTACAGGAGTTGGTATAGCTACAGGATGTATTACATTCTTTTCAACGACTTTCTCAACGGCATATGGTACGTGAACTGGCCTATCAACGTATACTTTATGCTCCACGGGATATGGAACTCTCACTTCAACCGGGTATGGCTTCAATACCTCAACAGGGTAAGGTTTATCAACGAATCGAGTAACCTCTACAGGTTTTTCCACTATTCTATCATATCTCACAGGAACAGGCCTATCTACTGGTACCTCTTTAACAACTTCTACTCGTTCTGGGTATGGCACTTGCTTTTCAATATATCTGTCGACGAATTTGGTAACAGGAACttctttttcaattataattggCTGAACTATTTCATGATGATAATTTCGATTACCTTGTTGTTGGTTTGGATTTACCTGAACTTCACTGTAAGCATTGCCTGATTGTTCATTATCATTAGAATTCTTCTTTTGTCTATCGTTATAGTTTGTATTTTGATTAGGATgggcattatttttttcagaggATCCATATTGATTATGCAAGACATtaccataattaaaatttctaccCTCATCCATGTACTCGCGATGATATTCAACATCGTTTATATGAGTTATTTCAATAGGTATTGAATGTTGGATTTCTATTATTGTTCTTTCCTTTTCAGGCATGGCTGTATCTGGGATATTTTCACTTTCAGATATGTCATGGTCTTGATAATCGGTATTATTTGATTCCAAAAGCCTCAAAGCAACCGTGATTGGTGTCAAATAGTTCTGGCTGATGGGCCGTGGAGTTATGTTAACCAAATCTTCGTCAGAATTTTCAGCGTGTTCGTCTAAGCTGTTTCTTACTCCTACTAGTTCATAACCGTCTTCCAAGTATGGAACCATAgaagatataaaattgttgACAACCTTTTGTTTATAGCTGTTTCCATTTTCATCTGAGACAATGATTGgtgatttaaatgtatgttcatctatgtttttattatttttttcattctttATATGTTGTGttttagtatttacaatatttccaTACTTAGTGGAAACTGAGACATGACTTTGGGGAACAGTTCGCTGTGAATCGAAGGTACCATGAGATCTAACGCTGAATCTTGGTTTTGCTTTAATCAGATCATCGTTTTGAGGATAGATGGCTGACGATTCTTCGGcgtgattaatttttaacaagtcGTCATTTGATATTAAGTCCTGCGTAGAAGCAACAAGCCGTGATATACCTTCTTCTTCAGTAAATGTCACGGAATTAGGAGTAGTGGATCCGGATAaacttgaataataaattttttcatttctagCATTACTTCGTGGTGATTCAACTTTAAAGTTAACTGTACCTCGatataaaggttttatttctttttcacCGAAGTTTCCGTCTACTGTAGTTAAACTATTTGAAAGTTCTAATCTAGCGGATTCTTTATCATTATGAGTTTTCTGTTTCACATCATTGTTTGAACAGTTAGAATCCTTAAATACTTGTACTACTTCTATCTGACCGTTTGGCTTGTTAACATTTTCACTATAAGATTGAAGTGTTCCTTCATTTTGATTGTTATTCAGTAATATCAAGTTGTTCTGGTCTGGCATAACACCGTTTTTATGTTGAACATAGTTGTAATATTCAGCTTTGGGTAAATCGTTGAAGTAAATATTAGGTATTGGATTATATTGAACAAGATTTTGATCTGGAATTATTTGATATAGTGGCGGTTGGTTGGGAGGCGTCGTGTAATGAGTTTGCAGAAGGAAAAACTCAAGAGGATTTTGTACCGCACGCAAATCGGACGTGGCACTTGCTTCTTGAATTTCATTTGGAATTCCGGGACTCACTTGAGAAGATATctgaaagtttaaataaatataacaattatattatacaggcATGTATGCGAGAACTCGGTCGTCCACTATCAAGTTTATATACTAACCTGGGAATCTAGCTCCAATGCTCGACGTCCTAGGGCGAAGTTTGATGTAGTGCTATGCTGTGGGCCTTTAGTGCTAAACGCCAGCGCACCATGGTAGCCACTACCGTCTGCTATATAGCGGACTTGTTGTTCGGACTGAAATAGGAATCTTTATTACAATCTAgttctaatattatttgagATCACCTCATTAGGTCGGAATGTTTCTATGTATGTTTCTATGATAAACTTTATGAACAAAAATTgtccaatttaaaaataaattagtgaaCCTTACACTAATTAATagctattaaaactttataataaattaaaggagAATGTCGATTAATTAATCCAAATTACCATTTTAATCCTATTAAAAGGATTGTTCCATGTCTCCGTTCTTGAATTATCGCCAATGTCGTAAATATTGTAGACAGTGCGGtatgtattaattgtatatattcagGTAAATGATCCGTTACGATgcgtatataaattttaatgaattttccGTGATTGAAAGTTTCATTCCCGGAAGGATAATTTCGAAAGTGTTAAAATCTAACTGTTACTGTAAGCGAATTTGGTTTTCTCTCCTTCAagtgaattttaaatacacatagCTAGCAAGTCCATTGTTGCACAGTCGAGGATCGAACCCACAACTTCagggataagagtcgcacgttgacgtcactaggccaacatgGCTGTTCTAATACACGCTACAAAGGCAAGACTGATACAACATTGTtactacaatatttgtaaatagcataaagataaacttaataatcACAAATAAAGAACAttgacagttttttttattcaaacccTTTATTAGtcgatattatgtattaattaatgatttaaaataaatgtataacaatGTTTGAAGccgtttaaatttaaatactattaattaaattagaaagaaaacaaatataataactgaTTGTCAGGTTTTGTTCTAAGTTAAAATTCCGTGGTCATGAATAATGTTC contains the following coding sequences:
- the LOC111002932 gene encoding uncharacterized protein LOC111002932, yielding MWLGVVTTLALLTLAHANNQKTSGGNGFAEWGWQMREQGPGTVGHYFVRLPQSEQQVRYIADGSGYHGALAFSTKGPQHSTTSNFALGRRALELDSQISSQVSPGIPNEIQEASATSDLRAVQNPLEFFLLQTHYTTPPNQPPLYQIIPDQNLVQYNPIPNIYFNDLPKAEYYNYVQHKNGVMPDQNNLILLNNNQNEGTLQSYSENVNKPNGQIEVVQVFKDSNCSNNDVKQKTHNDKESARLELSNSLTTVDGNFGEKEIKPLYRGTVNFKVESPRSNARNEKIYYSSLSGSTTPNSVTFTEEEGISRLVASTQDLISNDDLLKINHAEESSAIYPQNDDLIKAKPRFSVRSHGTFDSQRTVPQSHVSVSTKYGNIVNTKTQHIKNEKNNKNIDEHTFKSPIIVSDENGNSYKQKVVNNFISSMVPYLEDGYELVGVRNSLDEHAENSDEDLVNITPRPISQNYLTPITVALRLLESNNTDYQDHDISESENIPDTAMPEKERTIIEIQHSIPIEITHINDVEYHREYMDEGRNFNYGNVLHNQYGSSEKNNAHPNQNTNYNDRQKKNSNDNEQSGNAYSEVQVNPNQQQGNRNYHHEIVQPIIIEKEVPVTKFVDRYIEKQVPYPERVEVVKEVPVDRPVPVRYDRIVEKPVEVTRFVDKPYPVEVLKPYPVEVRVPYPVEHKVYVDRPVHVPYAVEKVVEKNVIHPVAIPTPVAVPFPVEQKVLYPVPVEKPVERVVHKEVPVPYPVEKRVPYPVHHEVKVPVPYPVERRIPVTVEKPVTKIVEKHIKVPVPHPVPYEVHVPKPYPVDRIVEKKVPYPVHIDRIVEKKVPVQVPYPVNTVVEKIVEKPVIVTKYIDKPYPVEKRVPYPVDRIVERRVPYPVEVKVPYQQKPDTPYQFEQIDPIYYGYGKGYQNPVQYIPKVSTLQQNQQLQNYMQTQAESQHNYQVQKASDEYLKSLYKQNIPIHSTLWGNQYASTYSYLNTTDKNYFPTNYIESEQKYYGPPPTKAYNFTWEKNQDYDKRRTDRVPKNLRIEYGGFKPPLIPSTEVDLDGNPIKKQT